From a region of the Synechococcus sp. RS9916 genome:
- a CDS encoding isoprenylcysteine carboxylmethyltransferase family protein, with the protein MKTPQPGDGANNSRIRAAFSGWNLSWRGLINNAQGEWWLMGQLVLIFAVILLPAWPAAWSVLPPLQLRWVCLTLGWILLGGGALLASQALITLGVNLSPLPEPKAGIDLVSNGPYRLCRHPLYLAVLICTTGMMLIRLSALHGILLVALAFVLRGKATREERRLLQRHPSYAQVFADTAGLAPGVPGLNWRVRD; encoded by the coding sequence TTGAAGACACCCCAACCCGGTGATGGTGCAAACAACAGCCGCATCCGCGCCGCCTTCAGCGGGTGGAACCTGAGCTGGCGTGGCCTGATCAACAACGCCCAAGGGGAGTGGTGGCTCATGGGCCAACTGGTGTTGATCTTTGCCGTCATCCTGCTGCCGGCCTGGCCGGCAGCCTGGTCTGTCCTGCCACCGCTTCAGCTGCGTTGGGTCTGTCTGACGCTCGGATGGATTCTTCTGGGGGGAGGCGCGCTGCTTGCGAGCCAGGCGTTGATCACCCTCGGCGTCAATTTGTCTCCACTGCCGGAACCCAAAGCAGGAATCGATCTGGTGAGCAACGGGCCCTATCGACTCTGTCGTCACCCCCTCTATCTCGCCGTGTTGATCTGCACGACGGGCATGATGCTCATCCGGCTCAGCGCCCTGCACGGAATCCTTCTGGTGGCCTTGGCCTTCGTGCTGCGGGGCAAGGCCACCCGCGAAGAGCGCCGGTTGCTGCAGAGGCATCCGTCCTATGCCCAGGTGTTTGCCGACACCGCAGGACTTGCGCCAGGGGTTCCTGGCCTGAACTGGCGCGTGAGGGACTGA
- a CDS encoding SDR family NAD(P)-dependent oxidoreductase yields the protein MRTILISGASRGIGRAIAERALRDGHRLSLGVRNPDGLIGTALDPAVAGSDRIQLVPYDAEDPAAATAWVQQALERFGGIDSLIHSAGLLLPTPLLFTDAQSHEPEQLMRVNLMGPWWLTRAAWSSLIAHGDARIQVLVSMSGKRSKGRWAGYASSKFALMGLCQTIRNEGWDHGIRITAICPGWVNTDMVSGINAVPPEQMTQPEDLAAWSSRLLELPRSAVPFEFALSCLPEV from the coding sequence ATGCGCACAATTCTGATCAGCGGAGCCTCGCGTGGCATCGGACGTGCGATTGCTGAACGCGCCTTGCGTGATGGCCACCGCCTGAGCCTGGGGGTGCGTAATCCAGATGGGCTCATCGGTACGGCTCTTGATCCAGCTGTGGCTGGCTCCGACAGGATCCAGCTGGTGCCTTACGACGCTGAGGATCCGGCGGCGGCAACCGCTTGGGTGCAACAAGCCTTGGAGCGTTTTGGTGGCATCGATTCCCTGATTCACAGCGCTGGGTTGTTGCTTCCGACGCCGCTTCTGTTTACGGACGCTCAATCACACGAGCCGGAACAGCTGATGCGGGTCAATCTGATGGGCCCCTGGTGGCTGACCCGTGCTGCCTGGTCATCGCTTATCGCCCATGGCGATGCCCGCATTCAGGTGTTGGTGTCGATGAGTGGTAAACGCAGCAAGGGGCGTTGGGCGGGTTACGCCAGCAGCAAGTTCGCGCTGATGGGCCTTTGTCAGACCATCCGCAATGAGGGTTGGGACCATGGCATTCGAATCACGGCCATCTGTCCTGGTTGGGTCAACACCGACATGGTCAGTGGCATCAACGCGGTGCCTCCAGAGCAGATGACGCAACCCGAGGATCTGGCGGCGTGGTCATCGCGCCTGCTGGAGTTGCCACGGTCTGCGGTGCCCTTTGAGTTTGCGTTGAGTTGCCTGCCTGAGGTGTAA
- the purS gene encoding phosphoribosylformylglycinamidine synthase subunit PurS codes for MPRYQARVLVNLRPSVLDPAGEATRSAASRLGVDGVSKLRIGKAVELELDAPDEQEARRRLELLSDRLLANPVIENWTLELQQA; via the coding sequence GTGCCGCGTTATCAAGCCCGCGTATTGGTGAATTTGCGCCCGTCCGTGCTCGATCCTGCTGGAGAGGCCACCCGGTCTGCGGCCTCCCGTCTTGGCGTGGATGGTGTCAGCAAGCTGCGGATTGGCAAAGCGGTGGAGCTGGAATTGGATGCCCCTGATGAACAGGAGGCCCGCCGTCGCCTGGAACTTCTCAGCGACAGGCTTCTGGCCAATCCTGTGATCGAGAACTGGACCCTGGAGCTTCAGCAGGCATGA